CACATCAACAGCAGGGAAGTGTAGAATGAAGGCATAGAAGTGTAGTTGAGATTGGTCTTTCATTATTGGCAACAACATCTCTTTCCATGCAATTTTGGGAAGATATTTTTGTTACTGTTGTTCATATAATGAATAGACTACCCACTGTTGTTCTTGATTTTATGTCATCATTTGAAAATTTGCATAATGAAAAACCAGATTATAGTGCTTTAAAGGTATTTAGGTGCACTTGTTTTCCATTTCTTTGACCATACAACAAGCATAAACTTGAATATCGTTCTCAGAAATGTTTGTTTTTAGATGATGACACTAAATTTCATAGATATAAATGTATGAGTAAGTCTGAAAAATTTTATATGTCTCGCCATGTGATTTTTGATGAGTTGAGTTTTTCTTATCATGATTTGTTTCAAAATTCTTCTGCTCACATGACCAACACTAAATCTGTTCCTAGCTATATTACTGATGCTTATTACAACTTACCCACCGAATGCAACTATAGTAGGGGGCAAATGAGTTTTTGCCATTAACCGAAACACTAATGATAAGGTTGTTTGTTATAAAGCTCGTCTTGTTGCCAAAAATTTTTATCAAACCGAAGGCATAGACTTTGAGCAATATATAGTCCTGTGATAAGACCTTCTTCTATTTGTGTTGTGCTTACTCTAGCCATCACACAAGGATGGGTTCTACGTCAGTTCGATTTTAATAAAGattttttgaatgaaatttTGACGGAACAGGTTTTTATGACTCAACCACAAGACTATGAGGACAGCAATACTAACCTGGTATGCAAGCTGAATAGGGCCCTATTTGGCCTGAAACAGACACCACGGGCATGGTACTTGACTTTGAAAGAAACGTTGACAAAGTTTGGGTTTGAGAGTACTCGATCtgatgtttttctttttgtaagGAAAAGTACAAAATCAGTCACATACATGTTagtatatgttgatgacattgtTGTCCTTGGCAATAATGCTAATGAAATTGATCTATTACTTAAGCAATTCAATACAGTTTTCCCTCTTAAATATCTtggtaatttaattttttttcttggcatagaattctcttATTTGTAGAAAGGACATATACACCTATctcaaagaaaatatgcaatggAAATTTTTCGAAAGGCCAACATGGACACGGCAAATGCCTTGCCTACTCCTATGATTGGGAATTTGAAATTATATACAAATGATTCTGAACCTTACTCTGATCCGAAGCTTTATAGTTATATAGTAGGAGCTCTCCAATATTTGACTATGACACGGCCTGATCTTGCGTTTTATGTGAATAGAGTTTCACAGTTTATGCACAACCTCACTCTTAATCACTGGAAAGCAGTGAAGAGGATCTTGCGTTATTTGAATGGGACGATAAGTGATGGAATTATCTTTTCAAAGTGTTCTGATTTTAGACTCTTGGATTTTGCTGATGCAGATTGGGCAAGTGATCTCCATGACCGGCGGTCTGTCACTGGCTACTATGTATATCTAGGGACAAATCTAATTTTCTGGAAGTGCCATAAACAATCTAAAGTCAGCCATAGCAGCACAGAAGCTGAGTATCGTGCGTTCGCTTCTGTGCAGTTTGAACTTGTATCACTACAACATCTTCTTAGTGAACTTGGTGTGTCTCAAAAGATTACTCCAACAATTTACTGTGACAACTAGAATGCGTGTTTGCTTGCCGCCAATCCAGTTCTCCATAGTCATTGCAAGCATCTGGAATTAGACTTGCATTCATTAAGAGAAATGGTTAATAAGAAGGAACTGTACGTAGTTAACATTTCTGGACTTAACCAAATTGCAGATGTGTTAACAAAACCATTATCTTCTAGGTTGTTTGAATTTATCAAAGACAAACTTAGAGTTAGTAATTTACTATCCCAAAGTTTGAGAGGAGGTTTTAGTGTTGCAATTGATAAAGGATAGCTATTAGCTTCACTTGCTGTAACAAGTGTATGGCGTGACCCCTGTTGCTATATAGCAGAGAAAACTCTCCTTGTAGCTACTTTCTAATACAATTCTAAAAGTATTTTATCAtctaatttcattttttttattaaaaatttcatatttatttattattattatttttaaatatattagttaaatttattgtgtaaaactaaaaaatattaataatttttaaattatttttatttataaaaattagatagAGAATATATTAATGATTAACGTGTcacataaatatattttaaaaagaaattattgATAGAAGAGCTAACTAATCTtacaaaattaaatatcaaaaataaaaaataatattttttttttcgaaaatctcatagtcctataaaaaaaattatcaagacgggttaattattattattattattattattattgttaaaagCCCGGCAACCAAGAGAAAAATTAAATAGATACTGATACTCTAATACTATGCAGCATAAGATAGTCCTTTAAATTCACCTATTGTCGGTCAACCAAAAAAAATTCACCTATTGTCTTTTCTATATATTTGTACAGAATTAATAATTAACACCTCAATTTCTATTTTTCGTCTTATTACCTCTACGTTTTTTTGGTCATTTTAATGTTCACACACTGACATTTTGAAGTTTTTAAATCTCATTCCAATCTTAGTTGAGATTTGAATCAAGTTTAGCTTGTTTAAGAGATAATCTCATTAACCACTCAGGTCTAGTTTGCATAAACAATTTAAAtaagttcttttgaaaaaagaGTTTAACTGTATAAAGATTTAGCagcttataaataaattattttatatttaaaattttagttataaaaatacttattttaaagttgtagTATTTGAATAAATAACTCAAGAACTTATTAtaactaaatataaaaatattaataagctatataaaaataaaatcacatatgaaaaaaataaggCTAAGGTCGATGGTCCCAAAACGTTTGGACAATTAAATTGTCCCATAACAAAACATGTTTTctaagttttttttaataactgttaaatagttttttttaattttaattacaaattaaccccatatattttatttaattataaaaactaatttttattttataaattattattttatctttcatctattatatttattaacaatcaaaataaaaaacaatatcGAATTAGATCTTCCATTGATCGTAATAAATTTTTTGGCCATTCCAATCGATTAAAAGTTTATATTTGATCCGTAACGTTCGTCCAGAGTTGTGAAATCGTGTTTCTTTGaaaatcaatcgattggattatcaaaacaatcgattgaatttcaggtttttcataactcaatcgattggaCTACAGGTTATCACAAAACAATAGAATGAAAATTGTAAGGCAGCATGGTTTTCGCAAAAGTCAATCGATTGATCAtattacccaatcgattgaacgaTGACTAAAATGTGggttttttaaaattcaatcgattgcttatactacccaatcgattgaatgctTCAAAACAACCTGAAGTCtcacaattcaatcgattggttgtATTACCCAATCAATTGAAGTCATCAAAACAATATGGATTTGcctaattcaatcaattagTTGTGTTACCCAATCAATTGAAAGCTTCAAAGTATGGATTTGcccaattcaatcgattggttgtgttacccaatcgattaaaagtttttacaatttttctctATTTCTATGCACTATAGatatattttagtttgaaaAACTCATATTTTTATGATGAAGTAatgtcatttttatttattatttcaacAACAATACCATACAAATTTTATGTCttgtgaattatattttattttatataattaatttatgtaAAAGAATTCCatatctttttatttgtttgcatTCTATTTTGTTCTTTTCATTTGTTCAATTCTTCCTAGATTAACAATGGAAGCCCCCTTTTCAGTCCTCCATTAGAGCGATAGGACTTTTAGACTTATCATCTTCAGATTTTACAGTTTTCTTGGGAGGCACACGATCCGTTATTTCCTCATTGTAAAGCTCTAATAACGTTACTTTCATTATGTGCTCTACATTCTGAGCCTCCAATATGTCGAACATCTGTTTCACAGCTATGGAGATGACACCAGCATCACTCGACAATTCGCCATTCTACACGATAAATAGCACAGAAGGATAATTGGATTTCAATACAAAATATTTGAGCAGACATAAAAAGTAGTTAAAACAGGAGAATATTAAATTTCTCCTACACCGCCGATATCCCTGCACCACCGGTATTTCCAGTTGGGTGTGTTTGATATGAACTTCTCAAAAAGAAACAACATTTCAAGCAACAAATTCCCTGTCAAAAATAAGAACATTCATTACCACTCTCTCATGATACATAAAGAGATTAATACACGATTCTGATATTAGGATTGAATAATTGGTGATAGATTATTCACCAATTTATaatgttaatattaaaaaaaaagataaaattagagtatctaaattaaaataaagtcttaaaaattaaatatagaattttaaagttaaaatagatgaataataagataatataatttataaaaactaTAAGAAAATTGAAAATGGCATAGTacacaattcaatcgattgggtaacacaaccaatcgattgaattgggCAAATCCATATTGCTTTGATGACTTCAATCAATTGGGTAACAGTAAcacaaccaatcgattgaattgtgaGAACTCAAGTTACTTTGGAGCATTCAATCTATTAGTAGTATAAGAAAtcgattgaattttaaaaaaccaACATTTTAGTCATCGTTCAATCGATAGGGTAATATGACCAATAGATTGATTTTTGCAAAAACTACGCTGCCTTACaattttcaatcgattgttttgtgataaTCTGTAGtccaatcgattgagttatgAGAAAcctgaaattcaatcgattgttttgataATCTAATACACGATTTTACGGCCCTGGACGTCACGGATCAAATATAAACTTTAAATCGATTGGAATGGCCAAAAAGTTTATTACGATAAATGGAAttctttattgttttttattttgattgttaataaacataatagatgaatgataaaataataatttataaaataaaaaataatttttataattaaataaaatatatagggttaatttgtaattaaaatactatttagcagttgttaaaaaaacttaaaaaatatgttttgttaTGCGACCATTTAATAGTCCAAAGTCTAAACGTTCTGAGACCATCGAATCCAGtgctaataaataaaattaaaactgagaATTCATATCACACacaatttaaatacaaatttaataataaaaataaagtgataaaatgataaaaaaaaatagccGGAAGAAATATACAAAGTAGGTGATTCAGATGGAACATTATTTTGAAATGGTGTTGGAAGGTATCTTCCAACGgaaatggatcctctccagtTTTTTCAACACTTGACAAAATACAGTGCAATCTCTCACCTTTGATTTTAATAGTGGGAccagaaataaataagagagagagtgatgaaTGGTTAACACTACACACCATTCAGTTTTTTATTTactggagaggatccactccTCCTTCCAACAGATGAATCATTACGTGAAAATGGTGATGGATGACCAATACTTCTAGCGGATGGAACATTGAGTGAAAATAATGGTAGAAAGTCAATGCTTCTAATAGATAGAACTTTGCGTAAAAATAATGATGGAAGGAAAGTATTTCCAACAAAAACAGAAACATTTTTAGAGAggcaaaaacaaaaatagatttttttgtttttaagtcaatttttttaagaaaatgatAGAATAACTTATCGAAAAGAAGAAGTCATATATTTCTACTTTTCAAAAagttaaaaactttttttaaatgGTACCAAACACTCGTATTATGACTTTTCataattcaaaagtaaaaaaaaaaaaaaataccttcGGCAATTCAGTCTACTAACTATACTTAAAAAAATAGCTATACTTAAAAAATAGCTTAGTCTAAGTATAGGCTTGTTACCTCTACTTTTCTTTTGGCAATTCAGTCCACTAACTATAGATTAGATGTTAAAAAGGTTTTTTGGGGACATATATTAGATAAGTTTGCTTACCTTTTTTGTATGGGTCAGGAAATTGGGTTGCCTGTTACCCAAAAACATAAAAAGCCCgaacaataataaaatgagcTCATGTTCTCGCCGGCAATGATTGCATACAGTGATAACTGATAAGTGTGCTGCACTTCTTCTAATAAAAAGTGAAAACATTTGGTTCGGAACAATACTATCCATCTCTTAATTGGAACAGTAGCTGAAATAAGTATGATAATGATTCTAGTACTTTCTAGATACACACATAGCACTTGTACAGTTGTACTCCTAATTGAGCTACACAGAAGAAGAAAAGTATCCATGCAATGAAGTTGCAACATTCTCTGGTTCAGTCTGTCCATCATCACCACCAACTTCACCCTATCCAAAATTAACTTTCTTGCTGTGGGGTTAACAAAGAAAGTTGAAAAGTCGCTGTGCATGTTGTTAAATTGTTAAATGTTAATCGTAACATGATACCCATCAAGTGCTCCAAGTGGGGAACATGACATGTTACACAAAACACAATTAGTGTCATTGGACCCCATTCCCACAACAACAATACTCTTTTGTTCCATTTTCAGGCACGCTTCATCCTACCACCCTTTTTAATCCTTCCTTCCTTCAccatgtaataataataattactattttattttatttttatttcctcCTTTTTCACCATGAACGTGCCATCATCACTCCACCTTACAGAATCATTCCTTCTACCGTtttctctcttttaattttttagcaGCACTGCCACATTCTCAGTCAGCACTAATTGTGTCACACTCACATGCATTACTACAAGAGCCAAACTACTATTAACACAACACACAATCTCTCTTCCTTGATGTGAAACCGAAATTTGACAGATGAAGAAATCTGGAATTCCCTTGACTCTGATGATATTATTGTCCTGGTTTGCGGCCTTGGCGTGGTGTGATGGTGAGATAATAAGATCGGTTCATGTTCTTGACCTGATGATAAGAGACTACACGTTCAAGTCAGTGGACAAGAACTTCAAGACAGGGACAGCAGAGTCAGTGAAGTTACCTTCAAAGCTAGCAGGGATCAGTGTTGACACAGTAAGGTTCAGATGTGGAAGCTTAACAAGGTACGGTGCTGAACTAAAGGAGTTTCATCTCAATGTTGGTGTAACCGTTCATCCATGTATTGAGAGGGTCATGTTGATAAGACAAAATATGGGGTCTAATTGGTCTTCTATATATTATTCTAACTATGATCTATCTGGCTACCAGCTTGTTTCTCCAATTCTGGGACTCTTAGCTTACAATGCTGATCAAGATTCCAATTCTTCCAACTCAAGCATCAACCCTTTTCAACTTGGAATTGTGTCTGGTGATAAACCTCTCACTATTGATTTCACCAATGCTACAAAACTGAATGAGGGGACCCCCTTGTGTGCTAGTTTTGAAGGAGACGGGAGAATGACGGTGGCGAAAGCCAGCGAAAATTCACCGTTTGTTTGCGTTGCCAAGAGGAATGGGCATTTTGGGATGGTGGTTGTGGATTCTGAAGTGGATGAGTATAATAAGAAGCCCATAGCTCAGTGGAAAGTGGCGGTTGGAAGCACAATTGGTGCTGCATTAGGTGCTTTCCTTCTTGGGTTGCTCCTCGTGGCGATGCTTGTGAGGGTGAAGAAGAGATCAAGAATGGTGGAGATGGAAAGAAGGGCCTATGAAGAAGAAGCTCTTCAGGTTTCAATGGTTGGTCATGTCAGAGCTCCTACTGCTTCTGGAACAAGAACCACGCCCACACTTGAGCATGAGTACATAAATTCTCATCTTAATTAAGCATTGTTGCTGCTCAATACTTTGATCAATCGAATCATTTTTGTAACATTAAATACTACATTTGTATAATTAGTTTCAATTACAACAGTTCTTTGCTGCCTATGTTATTCATTCataattctttcttctttctctctctctctcttccacCTAATTAGTTACTAATTAATTACCATGCTGTACATTAAGCAAGAGTTGCTTGAAAGTCACGGACAGGAGGCAGAGGCATGATGATGTTGTTCAAAATCATCAAAAGTCAAAAAGAATTGAAGCTAATCTATAATAAAGCCTGTTATCATGGAACCACCATCATGATTCCTTAAGCACATTCACACCTCCAACACTTGATTTGACTTTTCACTTACAACCGCTGACCAAATCTACAATTTTAGCTTCTTTTTTCgcttattattttttgtgtggGAGAGAGGTGAGTGTATCTCACAATAATGGGAGAAGAG
The genomic region above belongs to Arachis stenosperma cultivar V10309 chromosome 5, arast.V10309.gnm1.PFL2, whole genome shotgun sequence and contains:
- the LOC130983058 gene encoding uncharacterized protein LOC130983058 translates to MKKSGIPLTLMILLSWFAALAWCDGEIIRSVHVLDLMIRDYTFKSVDKNFKTGTAESVKLPSKLAGISVDTVRFRCGSLTRYGAELKEFHLNVGVTVHPCIERVMLIRQNMGSNWSSIYYSNYDLSGYQLVSPILGLLAYNADQDSNSSNSSINPFQLGIVSGDKPLTIDFTNATKLNEGTPLCASFEGDGRMTVAKASENSPFVCVAKRNGHFGMVVVDSEVDEYNKKPIAQWKVAVGSTIGAALGAFLLGLLLVAMLVRVKKRSRMVEMERRAYEEEALQVSMVGHVRAPTASGTRTTPTLEHEYINSHLN